From the genome of Monomorium pharaonis isolate MP-MQ-018 chromosome 2, ASM1337386v2, whole genome shotgun sequence, one region includes:
- the LOC105835103 gene encoding dynamin isoform X14 — protein sequence MAGNTGMEQLIPIVNKLQDAFTQLGVHMQLDLPQIAVVGGQSAGKSSVLENFVGKDFLPRGSGIVTRRPLILQLINSTTEFAEFLHCKGKKFVDFDEVRKEIEAETDRVTGSNKGISNIPINLRVYSPNVLNLTLIDLPGLTKVPIGDQPADIEAQIKAMIFQFIKRENCLILAVTPANTDLANSDALKLAKEVDPQGVRTIGVITKLDLMDDGTDARDILENKLLPLRRGYIGVVNRSQKDIEGRKDIKNALAAERKFFLSHPSYRHLADRLGTPYLQRVLNQQLTNHIRDTLPALRDRLQKQQLALEKDVEQYKHFRPDDPAIKTKAMLQMIQQLQSDFERTIEGSGSAQINTMELSGGAKINRLFHERFPFEIVKMEFDEKELRKEIAFAIRNIHGIRVGLFTPDMAFEAIVKKQINRLKEPSLKCVDLVVQELSNVVRICTDRMSRYPRLREETERIITTHIRQREQMCKEQLILLVDCELAYMNTNHEDFIGFANAAASSHNASAQQSSENSVKSGRHTLGNQVIRKGYMCIHNLGIMKGGSRDYWFVLTSESISWFKDEEEREKKYMLPLDGLKLRDLEQGFMSRRHLFALFNPEGRNVYKDYKQLELSCETQDDVDSWKASFLRAGVYPEKSTEQANGEEEGYEGGTEGQSSMDPQLERQVETIRNLVDSYMKIVTKTTRDLVPKTIMLLIINNAKDFINGELLAHLYASGDQASMMEESPEEAQKREEMLRMYHACKEALRIIGDVSMATVSTPVPPPVKNDWLATGDNPSSRAPPPVPATGRPAPAVPNRPGPGGPPPRANPGLPPPMIPTRRQ from the exons ATGGCGGGCAACACGGGTATGGAACAGTTGATCCCGATCGTGAACAAGCTGCAGGATGCGTTCACGCAGCTCGGCGTGCATATGCAGCTCGATCTGCCGCAGATCGCGGTGGTGGGCGGTCAGAGCGCGGGCAAGAGCTCCGTGCTCGAGAACTTCGTCGGCAA AGACTTCTTGCCAAGAGGTTCAGGTATTGTGACAAGGAGACCTCTCATCTTACAGTTGATTAACAGCACAACTG aatttgCAGAGTTTTTACATTGTAAGGGTAAGAAATTTGTGGATTTTGATGAAGTGCGGAAAGAAATTGAAGCAGAAACAGACAGAGTGACAGGAAGTAACAAGGGCATTTCTAATATACCAATTAATCTCAGAGTATATTCACCCAACG TGCTAAATTTGACATTAATTGATTTACCTGGACTTACAAAAGTACCAATCGGAGACCAGCCAGCAGATATAGAAGCCCAAATTAAAGCCATGatctttcaatttattaaacgtGAAAATTGTCTTATATTGGCAGTCACACCAGCCAATACTGATTTAGCCAATAGCGATGCTCTTAAACTTGCTAAAGAAGTAGATCCACAAG GTGTACGTACAATTGGCGTTATTACCAAACTGGATCTTATGGATGATGGTACTGATGCAAGAGacattttggaaaataaattattgccaTTGAGAAGGGGTTACATTGGTGTTGTTAATAGAAGTCAAAAGGACATAGAAGGACGAAAGGATATCAAAAATGCTTTAGCTGCTGAGCGAAAGTTCTTCCTCAG CCATCCGTCTTATCGTCATCTAGCAGACAGATTGGGTACACCATATTTGCAGAGAGTTCTCAATCAACAATTAACAAACCATATCAGGGATACCTTGCCAGCTCTAAGAGATAGATTACAAAAGCAACAATTAGCTTTAGAAAAGGATGTCGAACAGTACAAACATTTCAGACCTGATGACCCTGCAATCAAAACAAAGGCTATGTTACA AATGATACAGCAGCTTCAGTCAGATTTCGAGAGAACTATAGAAGGCTCAGGTTCAGCACAAATTAATACTATGGAACTCAGTGGTGGTGCAAAAATCAACAGACTTTTCCACGAACGTTTCCCAtttgaaattgttaaaatggaatttgatgaaaaagaaTTAAGGAAAGAAATTGCTTTCGCTATCAGAAATATACATG GTATTAGAGTGGGGTTATTTACTCCGGATATGGCTTTTGAGGCAATAgtcaaaaaacaaataaacagACTTAAGGAACCAAGTCTTAAATGTGTAGATTTAGTCGTGCAAGAACTTAGTAATGTTGTACGCATTTGTACAGATAGG ATGTCGCGTTATCCCAGACTAAGAGAAGAGACAGAACGAATCATAACAACACATATTAGGCAGCGCGAACAAATGTGTAAAGAGCAGCTAATCTTACTGGTGGACTGCGAACTTGCATACATGAATACGAATCATGAAGATTTCATCGGTTTTGCAAA CGCTGCAGCCAGTAGCCATAATGCAAG TGCACAGCAATCTTCGGAGAATTCCGTTAAATCTGGACGGCATACATTAGGCAATCAAGTAATTCGTAAAGGctatatgtgtatacataaTCTTGGTATTATGAAGGGCGGTTCGAGAGATTACTGGTTTGTTTTAACATCCGAGAGTATCTCCTGGTTCAAGGACGAAGAA GAACGTGAAAAGAAATACATGTTGCCATTGGATGGATTAAAATTGCGTGATCTGGAGCAAGGTTTTATGTCGCGTCGTCATCTATTTGCGTTATTTAATCCCGAAGgaagaaatgtttataaagattataaacaATTGGAGTTGAGTTGTGAAACACAAGATGATGTTGACTCCTGGAAGGCGTCATTCCTGAGGGCTGGTGTATATCCCGAAAAATCAACAGAACAAGCAAATGGCGAAGAG GAAGGATATGAG GGTGGAACAGAGGGTCAGTCATCGATGGATCCTCAATTGGAGCGTCAAGTGGAAACTATCAGAAACTTAGTAGATTCTTATATGAAGATTGTTACAAAAACTACCCGCGATCTGGTTCCAAAGACAATTATGcttcttattattaacaacGCTAAGGACTTCATTAATGGAGAACTGTTGGCACATCTTTATGCAAGCGGCGATCAG gCTTCAATGATGGAAGAATCTCCCGAAGAGGCGCAAAAACGGGAAGAGATGTTACGCATGTATCACGCGTGCAAAGAGGCTCTTCGTATAATTGGAGATGTCTCAATGGCCACAGTCTCAACTCCAGTACCACCGCCTGTGAAAAATGATTGGTTGGCGACCGGCGACAATCCAAG CTCACGAGCACCACCACCAGTACCTGCAACTGGCCGGCCAGCACCAGCCGTTCCTAATAGACCTGGTCCAGGTGGACCACCACCGCGAGCTAATCCTGGCCTACCTCCACCTATGATACCAAC GCGCCGACAATAA
- the LOC105835103 gene encoding dynamin isoform X12 — translation MAGNTGMEQLIPIVNKLQDAFTQLGVHMQLDLPQIAVVGGQSAGKSSVLENFVGKDFLPRGSGIVTRRPLILQLINSTTEFAEFLHCKGKKFVDFDEVRKEIEAETDRVTGSNKGISNIPINLRVYSPNVLNLTLIDLPGLTKVPIGDQPADIEAQIKAMIFQFIKRENCLILAVTPANTDLANSDALKLAKEVDPQGVRTIGVITKLDLMDDGTDARDILENKLLPLRRGYIGVVNRSQKDIEGRKDIKNALAAERKFFLSHPSYRHLADRLGTPYLQRVLNQQLTNHIRDTLPALRDRLQKQQLALEKDVEQYKHFRPDDPAIKTKAMLQMIQQLQSDFERTIEGSGSAQINTMELSGGAKINRLFHERFPFEIVKMEFDEKELRKEIAFAIRNIHGIRVGLFTPDMAFEAIVKKQINRLKEPSLKCVDLVVQELSNVVRICTDRMSRYPRLREETERIITTHIRQREQMCKEQLILLVDCELAYMNTNHEDFIGFANAAASSHNASAQQSSENSVKSGRHTLGNQVIRKGYMCIHNLGIMKGGSRDYWFVLTSESISWFKDEEEREKKYMLPLDGLKLRDLEQGFMSRRHLFALFNPEGRNVYKDYKQLELSCETQDDVDSWKASFLRAGVYPEKSTEQANGEEEGYEGGTEGQSSMDPQLERQVETIRNLVDSYMKIVTKTTRDLVPKTIMLLIINNAKDFINGELLAHLYASGDQASMMEESPEEAQKREEMLRMYHACKEALRIIGDVSMATVSTPVPPPVKNDWLATGDNPSLGLSPPSPGGPRRGVTQPPPISSSRAPPPVPATGRPAPAVPNRPGPGGPPPRANPGLPPPMIPTTILII, via the exons ATGGCGGGCAACACGGGTATGGAACAGTTGATCCCGATCGTGAACAAGCTGCAGGATGCGTTCACGCAGCTCGGCGTGCATATGCAGCTCGATCTGCCGCAGATCGCGGTGGTGGGCGGTCAGAGCGCGGGCAAGAGCTCCGTGCTCGAGAACTTCGTCGGCAA AGACTTCTTGCCAAGAGGTTCAGGTATTGTGACAAGGAGACCTCTCATCTTACAGTTGATTAACAGCACAACTG aatttgCAGAGTTTTTACATTGTAAGGGTAAGAAATTTGTGGATTTTGATGAAGTGCGGAAAGAAATTGAAGCAGAAACAGACAGAGTGACAGGAAGTAACAAGGGCATTTCTAATATACCAATTAATCTCAGAGTATATTCACCCAACG TGCTAAATTTGACATTAATTGATTTACCTGGACTTACAAAAGTACCAATCGGAGACCAGCCAGCAGATATAGAAGCCCAAATTAAAGCCATGatctttcaatttattaaacgtGAAAATTGTCTTATATTGGCAGTCACACCAGCCAATACTGATTTAGCCAATAGCGATGCTCTTAAACTTGCTAAAGAAGTAGATCCACAAG GTGTACGTACAATTGGCGTTATTACCAAACTGGATCTTATGGATGATGGTACTGATGCAAGAGacattttggaaaataaattattgccaTTGAGAAGGGGTTACATTGGTGTTGTTAATAGAAGTCAAAAGGACATAGAAGGACGAAAGGATATCAAAAATGCTTTAGCTGCTGAGCGAAAGTTCTTCCTCAG CCATCCGTCTTATCGTCATCTAGCAGACAGATTGGGTACACCATATTTGCAGAGAGTTCTCAATCAACAATTAACAAACCATATCAGGGATACCTTGCCAGCTCTAAGAGATAGATTACAAAAGCAACAATTAGCTTTAGAAAAGGATGTCGAACAGTACAAACATTTCAGACCTGATGACCCTGCAATCAAAACAAAGGCTATGTTACA AATGATACAGCAGCTTCAGTCAGATTTCGAGAGAACTATAGAAGGCTCAGGTTCAGCACAAATTAATACTATGGAACTCAGTGGTGGTGCAAAAATCAACAGACTTTTCCACGAACGTTTCCCAtttgaaattgttaaaatggaatttgatgaaaaagaaTTAAGGAAAGAAATTGCTTTCGCTATCAGAAATATACATG GTATTAGAGTGGGGTTATTTACTCCGGATATGGCTTTTGAGGCAATAgtcaaaaaacaaataaacagACTTAAGGAACCAAGTCTTAAATGTGTAGATTTAGTCGTGCAAGAACTTAGTAATGTTGTACGCATTTGTACAGATAGG ATGTCGCGTTATCCCAGACTAAGAGAAGAGACAGAACGAATCATAACAACACATATTAGGCAGCGCGAACAAATGTGTAAAGAGCAGCTAATCTTACTGGTGGACTGCGAACTTGCATACATGAATACGAATCATGAAGATTTCATCGGTTTTGCAAA CGCTGCAGCCAGTAGCCATAATGCAAG TGCACAGCAATCTTCGGAGAATTCCGTTAAATCTGGACGGCATACATTAGGCAATCAAGTAATTCGTAAAGGctatatgtgtatacataaTCTTGGTATTATGAAGGGCGGTTCGAGAGATTACTGGTTTGTTTTAACATCCGAGAGTATCTCCTGGTTCAAGGACGAAGAA GAACGTGAAAAGAAATACATGTTGCCATTGGATGGATTAAAATTGCGTGATCTGGAGCAAGGTTTTATGTCGCGTCGTCATCTATTTGCGTTATTTAATCCCGAAGgaagaaatgtttataaagattataaacaATTGGAGTTGAGTTGTGAAACACAAGATGATGTTGACTCCTGGAAGGCGTCATTCCTGAGGGCTGGTGTATATCCCGAAAAATCAACAGAACAAGCAAATGGCGAAGAG GAAGGATATGAG GGTGGAACAGAGGGTCAGTCATCGATGGATCCTCAATTGGAGCGTCAAGTGGAAACTATCAGAAACTTAGTAGATTCTTATATGAAGATTGTTACAAAAACTACCCGCGATCTGGTTCCAAAGACAATTATGcttcttattattaacaacGCTAAGGACTTCATTAATGGAGAACTGTTGGCACATCTTTATGCAAGCGGCGATCAG gCTTCAATGATGGAAGAATCTCCCGAAGAGGCGCAAAAACGGGAAGAGATGTTACGCATGTATCACGCGTGCAAAGAGGCTCTTCGTATAATTGGAGATGTCTCAATGGCCACAGTCTCAACTCCAGTACCACCGCCTGTGAAAAATGATTGGTTGGCGACCGGCGACAATCCAAG TCTTGG GTTATCGCCACCATCTCCTGGTGGTCCAAGACGTGGAGTGACACAGCCACCACCTATTTCTAGCTCACGAGCACCACCACCAGTACCTGCAACTGGCCGGCCAGCACCAGCCGTTCCTAATAGACCTGGTCCAGGTGGACCACCACCGCGAGCTAATCCTGGCCTACCTCCACCTATGATACCAAC